Genomic segment of Apium graveolens cultivar Ventura chromosome 7, ASM990537v1, whole genome shotgun sequence:
TTATTTTTTAACCCCCCAATGACTGATTTCTTACTTTATTTTTGGTGGGGGTTTATTTTAATTCCACTGATCAGGACAGTACCACTGAAGACTAGGATCTTGATCATCTGAAAAGAAGTTGCAAGACTCATCTCCACTGAGAAAGTTGTGTTCTTCAATCTTCACAAACTGCGGCTGATAACATGCTTTTTGAGCATCCCCTAGAAAGGTTTTCGACAACGATGATGTTGAGCTGAACGGGAAGCAATTCATGGAAGACGGCATGAACTGATGACTCCGAATAGGAACCCCATTAGTAGCATACGAAGAAATGGCTGCCTTTGGGCTGTTGTTATTGTCTTCGTTTAGGATTGCGCTTGAATCGCTATCATCTGATGACCCGTCTTTGAAATCCGGGAAAAATGTAGTTAAATCAGCAGCCATTGTAATCCCATTGTTGTTCTGATGATCAAAACTTTCGAAATTAACCTCTGTATTGACATCTTCGCATTCGATCGACGGACTTTTCAGTACTACATCAGTAGCTTTCTCACTGTCCTCAGTAACCATCATCTCTTCTTTCACTGAATGTTCACTGTTTTTATCAGTGTTGTCCACTTCCAACTTCGAATTCAGCTCTCTTATCTACAGTTCAATGATAAACTTATTCAATATGGTGAGCAATTCTTTAATTTTACGCTAATTCAGCGTATTACTACTGTGAAAATTAATTTGTATATGTGTGACTTGTGTGTTTACCTGCTAGGCCATTCCTATAGAGCAATTTAGGTTCAATTTTAGTTATTTAGCTTGCAAAAtgtaattagcaaaaaaaaactTGCAAAATGTAAAGTATAATATCATTACTAATATACTTGTTGGGTATAGTGTAGTAAAGTACCTCTTTCAGCAGAGACTGGTTTTCTTGTTGAAGAGTATCATTCTTAAGCTTGAGGCTGTCGTAATTGGCCTTAAGAACACCATAATCTCTCTCCAGTTGTTTGGTCTTCCATCGGGCACGGCGATTTTGGAACCAAACTGCAACTTGTCTAGGTTGCAAGCCAAGTTCTTGAGCAAGCTTAACTTTCCTTTCCGGTTCAAGCTTGTTTTCAACTTCAAAATTCTTCTCCAATGCCTTGACTTGATTTACACTTAGTCTCCGCTTTTTCTCCGAGATCTGACCCATTTCTTCCACACAACCTTCTTCATCTAACCCCTCCAACATGGACTGAAATTCCCTGCTGTAAACATGGTTGTTTCCTGGACTCCCTTCTTCTATAATAACATCAACATAAAAAATTACAATTAGCTAAAGCTTAATTCTCAGTAACTAAAACTAGAAAACCAATTAAACTAAGCCCAAGATGTTTAAGCTAAGGGTAAGTATGTGGGGTAGCTTAGTTAGGAACACACACTAACTAAAACTAGGAAAGGAAACTAAGTTCACTTAGAATTATGTAAACTTGCTAAATTTGGAACAAAAACAAACTAACTAAAACAAGGAAAGGAAATCAAGATGATTAGAATTATGTAAAGTTACTAAATTTGTCTCCCCCCCCCCCCTCTcccactctctctctctccctccctctcccagacacacacacacacacttgaTCTACCAAAAATTAAGTACAGAGCAAGAAATTTACAAGTATGAGCATAAAATGAAGTTGGAAACATCAGACAAGAAAACATGACAAGGGTATAATCAAGAAGAATAAATTAAAAGGTACAATAAAATAAAAGTGATAATTAAGCACCTGTTGTTGGACAGATGGACATCAAGGCACCCAAAGAATCAGTACTGCTAAGTCTCTTCATGACTAGTTACAAAACAAAGTGGTAGCACTTGTTAAACAGATCAAGAACCCACTTTTTATTTATTTCTTGATGATGGTATTTTAGAATTTTCCTTCTTTTGCTATTTTTAGAAGAGGAGCTTAAAATCAAGGATTTATTTTAATTCACTTGATGGAAGCAAAATTGTTGTAATAACAAAAAAGAGGCCAGGTGGTAGCACAGTGTTTGATATAATCTGAATAACTGTGCAAACCTCTCTTGGGTGTCCCATCTTTCTCTATATTTAACACCACTTCTCCCTCTGAACCCATCAAAACAAAACCCAAGCCAAACAAACCCCCAGAAGAGAAATAATTAGAAATAAAAAGATATTGCAGGCTGTTTCACTACATCATTATTACACAATCAAGTTTCAAGAACCATGCATATGTAAGTATGTATAATTATTACACTAATCTAATAAGactagaaaaggaaaagaaatgaGGGAGGTATGTAAGAAACTAAAACCCAAACAAACACAGCTCAGCTGGCCTTCTCACTTGTCTCTCACTCACTCTTTAAATAAATCAAACTTGGGTTATGTCTAGAGTTAATATCTTACTCGGGTTAGGTACATTGCATTTACATTTGCATTTGCATTTCAGAAATGAACATTTTGTAAAGTGCATGCAGCTTTTTGTCCACCGGCTAGTGTCGGTTTCAGCCTACAGGAAGCTGCTGAGTTTTTAAAAGCCAACGCAGCAAGTAGAGGTGGCCACTTGTGCGGTTCGGGCCGGGCCGCATACGGGTTGAACACTAAAAATCTGGACACTGAACCGGCCCGGTGGAGAAGCGAATCGGGCTCGGGCCGGATTTGAACTGGAGAAAGAGGAATCGTAACCGCACGCAAGTTGGCGGGCTACGCGGGTTCAACGAGTCGGGCTTGTGCGGGCTCGACAAGTCGGGCTTgtgtcaatttttttttttttatcaatGAGTTTGGTACTGAAGTGTAGTCTAGTAGTAGACACATATCTAGGCAATAATTTTATAgcaataattaataaatattatcgaattatattattaaaatttcaaataaataaattttagaatttaaaatttttataaattaaattcaaaaaaattatgtaatattaaaaataatctgTGATATGGGTTTTAGGTTATTATTTttcataataatttttttatatatctATTTTAAGGTTCTACTTGTACTATTGATCTATAGTTAGCTGACACTAAAATGTGAATTTAGAAAGTAAAGACATATAAAAAGAACAAACATTCCTACTACATTTATAACTTAGCAAACTAACAAACCAACCCAAGTGTCTGTTCGGGCTCACGGGTTCGCGCGGGCTGTGCGAGCTCACGGGTTCGTGCGGTCCTGCGGGTCTTGTGCGGTCCGTGCCGGGTCCGGTCCCGATTTTCGAAAACTCTATTCGTAACCGGCTCGTGAAATCTAACGATTTGTGCGATTCTGAACCGGCCCGAACCGGGCCGAATAAATCCGGGCTTTACTACGAGTCGGTCCCGGGTGGGCGGTTCGAACCCGCACAAGTGGCCACCTCTAGTAGCAAGTGATCAAATGATCTACAATCTAATTCAAATTTATGATCACTCCaacaatgatatccaaatcattttttatattttataatacaAAAGTATcgtattataattttttattatttaaaatttaatgtTTGAACATCATTAACTAATTATATTACAtctaataaattaattaaataaaagaTAATTTTTTCAATCCacttaaaaaatagaaaaattatatacttaattaactaaaaacacaTTCATTTTATTAATTAACATATAAAAGTATCATTAACTTTCAGTAATTAGTTACATAtcaatttaaaatttaataaactagtactacataaataataaaatcattattttatattaaagtAAATTTGGATCAGTGTGGTAATTCAAATGATCTAAATTTAAATTATCATTTGAATTATTATTGGAGGGGGATTAGAGATAATCTGCCCAAATATAAATTTTTTGATGTTCTAAATGTTGGACTGCACAGGGAATAAAAGTTTAGACGCCACAACTTTTTGATGTTTTTGTGTATTTTATGGGTACATAATGTGCAACAAAATAAAAAGTAGGTATACTTTTTATTTTTCAAGGAGAAAGTGAAAATTGAGTAAAAGTTTAAAAATAGTAACTTTTAaattattgtaaattattatgttaagaaaaattaaaagaaatatagtaattttaaaaaaatttaaaaaccaTAATATTCTGGGAAAAAATTGATTAGCAAAGTATGTAATAGGAATGTTATTTTTTGTTAACAGTTTAGacaaataatataaaaaatttcaaTAAAGTTAATCAAATAAAATGATAAAACACTATTTTGTATGTTGAAAACTTGTTTACCATACTAATTTTAACAATTCAATTTTTAGGtgattattaatttattttaaattatatctATATTTGATGTTTATATATTCAAATGAAAACTATATTTATATAATTACATGATTTTATTATATAACATTAAATAACGGCATATGAAgtagtttttgattttcttttatttccttGTTTATGATTATTATAtcttattatttatatacttgtaatattttagttcaaatttaagtttatttaaattattttatgtattcaaaatatttgatttctacaatttttagttaatttttatTGTTTCACGTGCTTCTGTTTCTTTTGGGTTGTTAGGGTCCTTTTTTTTCTTGCACATGACACATGTAATCTCAGGCACGATTTTGATTTTTTCATGTATCTGAACTTTTTTTTGGACAAATCTCTAAATGAAAGAAACTTGGAAAGACGAATTCGGACGAATTTTTTACAAATTTGAATAAAATCTCAAATAACCGATTAATGTTTGGTAATTTAtcaaacaaaatattttattgaaatCAAATTTGGTAACATTTGATCTgaactgttgtgcaagacatgaatgtacataacaagactaagttatCTCGACAATTTTAAGCTTATGTTGTTTGATAATCTAACTTTGTATCCTATATTTATAtttcttaagtctgtaaaaatgttaagtaaATTAGACTcgaggatttttctgtgaacagaaTCAATCTAAGGAATAAACTTTAGAAGAAGATCAAATCCTGATCATGCCCCACAGAGAAGTGTAacagcttggatttgaataaagttgtcagatatcgacaagtcacatatcaaaGAATACcgagaagtatgtcgagaagtttaaaatgacttgtagaaaagtcccaagaaatatcgacaagttattctacatgtagagaactcagatatcTATAAGTTATgtcttcatgtagagatctagaaatatcgacaagtcaaattctcatgtagagaactggagatatcgacaagtcaaaagcttatATAGAGAACTAGAAATATCGAaaagtcattctacttgtagagaactagagatctcgacaagtcattaacacatgtagagaactcaagatatcgataagtgaTTATACTTATCGACATGTGACATCTCTACAGAACaaaagagatatcgacaaactATTTCATAATTCAAAATGCATACAAATTGAAAATTCAAGATTAgcagtcaacaaacaattctatcactgaattggaaagactacaaatggagtttgaagaatacaagatcaagagACAAGATTTACTGGAtaaaggagggtcacagacctaCTAGATTCTGCACATAT
This window contains:
- the LOC141671016 gene encoding homeobox-leucine zipper protein ATHB-6-like — translated: MKRLSSTDSLGALMSICPTTEEGSPGNNHVYSREFQSMLEGLDEEGCVEEMGQISEKKRRLSVNQVKALEKNFEVENKLEPERKVKLAQELGLQPRQVAVWFQNRRARWKTKQLERDYGVLKANYDSLKLKNDTLQQENQSLLKEIRELNSKLEVDNTDKNSEHSVKEEMMVTEDSEKATDVVLKSPSIECEDVNTEVNFESFDHQNNNGITMAADLTTFFPDFKDGSSDDSDSSAILNEDNNNSPKAAISSYATNGVPIRSHQFMPSSMNCFPFSSTSSLSKTFLGDAQKACYQPQFVKIEEHNFLSGDESCNFFSDDQDPSLQWYCPDQWN